One genomic segment of Sphingobacteriales bacterium includes these proteins:
- a CDS encoding STAS domain-containing protein, with protein MPSATQIETALVNNNKPIMKITVSGEIDASTAILLDTAILNCKESLNYRVIFDFNELHYISSAGLGVFIAHIEDFKANSGDFVMYGLNPNVYSIFDLLGLKSILHIVENENEAILFYC; from the coding sequence ATGCCGTCTGCAACACAAATAGAAACCGCTTTAGTGAACAACAATAAGCCTATTATGAAAATAACCGTATCGGGCGAAATAGACGCAAGTACCGCTATTTTGCTTGATACGGCTATTTTAAATTGTAAAGAAAGTTTAAATTATAGGGTAATTTTTGATTTTAATGAATTACATTATATTTCTTCGGCTGGATTGGGGGTTTTTATTGCCCATATTGAAGACTTTAAGGCCAATAGTGGCGATTTTGTTATGTACGGTTTAAATCCGAATGTGTATAGTATTTTTGACCTATTAGGCTTAAAAAGCATATTACATATTGTAGAAAATGAAAATGAGGCCATTTTATTTTATTGCTAA
- a CDS encoding AAA family ATPase, with translation MPFPIRIAITGPESSGKSVLAKLLTQNFSPANWVPEFARTYLTALPPSQAYTFSDLPLIANAQQILENEIAKTPNIKWLFADTEALVVKIWAQIRFGQQHPTIETIWQQQAQQYALYLLTAPDLPWQPDPLRETPLSQTRWQLFDLYKTYLTQTNRRFTIIQGEPSQRLNIAKTAIKQLLTV, from the coding sequence ATGCCTTTTCCCATCCGGATAGCTATTACCGGCCCCGAATCGTCCGGAAAATCGGTTTTGGCAAAACTTTTAACTCAAAATTTCTCGCCCGCTAATTGGGTGCCCGAGTTTGCCCGCACTTATTTAACAGCCTTGCCCCCAAGCCAAGCCTATACTTTTTCAGATTTACCACTCATAGCAAACGCACAGCAAATTTTAGAAAACGAAATAGCAAAAACGCCCAATATTAAATGGCTGTTTGCCGATACCGAAGCTTTGGTTGTTAAAATTTGGGCGCAAATACGCTTTGGTCAGCAACACCCAACTATCGAAACAATTTGGCAACAGCAAGCCCAGCAATATGCCCTTTATTTGCTTACAGCCCCCGATTTGCCCTGGCAACCCGACCCCCTGCGCGAAACACCGCTAAGCCAAACGCGCTGGCAACTGTTTGATTTGTATAAAACATATTTAACCCAAACAAATCGCCGCTTTACTATTATTCAAGGCGAACCTTCACAAAGACTAAATATTGCAAAAACAGCAATTAAACAACTATTAACTGTCTAA
- a CDS encoding glutathione peroxidase, with amino-acid sequence MNQTFYDFNLITIYGQPLPLTNFKGKKVLIVNTASACGYTPQYAQLQELHNLYASKLIIIGCPCNDFGNQEPASEAEIAEFCSLNFDVKFILTSKVQVLPPNEHPLFNWLQTTSNKPITWNFQKFLINENGQIHAVIKPSASPFDDVLLNWLKDDV; translated from the coding sequence ATGAACCAAACTTTTTACGATTTTAACCTAATCACCATATATGGCCAACCACTGCCACTAACAAACTTTAAAGGCAAAAAAGTGCTTATAGTAAACACCGCCTCGGCGTGTGGCTATACCCCGCAATACGCGCAATTACAAGAATTACACAATTTGTACGCCTCTAAATTAATCATTATTGGCTGCCCTTGCAATGATTTTGGCAACCAAGAGCCAGCCTCAGAAGCCGAAATAGCCGAGTTTTGTAGCCTTAATTTTGATGTAAAATTCATATTAACATCAAAAGTTCAGGTTTTACCTCCCAACGAACATCCTTTGTTTAATTGGTTGCAAACAACATCAAACAAACCTATTACTTGGAATTTTCAAAAATTTTTAATCAATGAAAATGGTCAAATACATGCCGTAATTAAACCGTCAGCCAGCCCATTTGACGATGTTTTATTAAATTGGTTAAAAGATGATGTTTAA
- a CDS encoding DUF2461 domain-containing protein, which yields MNFLKELAANNNRDWFLANKQAYDAAKANTVAVVAQICTQIAQQFDPSIATVRPEKTLFRQNRDIRFSKDKSPYKINFGAHIIEDKHNETKAGYYLHIEPNDKSFLGGGMYQPSAAVLKSIRQEIDYHTDEFRKIISNPDFVQQFGSLNGRQLKTAPKDYDKTHPAIDLLRFQDYVVGRNFTDKQLIQPDFIAQTVAAFAALKPFNDFLNKAVS from the coding sequence TTGAATTTTTTAAAAGAATTAGCCGCCAACAACAATCGCGATTGGTTTTTAGCCAACAAACAAGCCTACGATGCCGCCAAAGCCAATACCGTTGCCGTTGTGGCGCAAATATGCACCCAAATTGCGCAGCAATTCGACCCTTCGATAGCTACAGTACGGCCCGAAAAAACCTTGTTCAGGCAAAACCGCGACATTCGTTTTTCAAAAGATAAATCGCCCTATAAAATTAATTTTGGCGCACATATTATTGAAGACAAACACAACGAAACGAAAGCCGGTTACTATTTGCATATTGAGCCTAACGACAAAAGTTTTTTAGGCGGTGGTATGTACCAACCCTCTGCTGCTGTGCTTAAAAGCATCCGGCAAGAGATAGACTACCATACCGATGAGTTTAGGAAAATCATCTCAAATCCTGACTTTGTGCAACAGTTTGGCAGCTTAAATGGCCGACAACTTAAAACCGCACCTAAGGATTACGATAAAACGCACCCTGCCATTGATTTGCTTCGCTTCCAAGACTATGTGGTTGGGCGTAATTTTACTGACAAGCAACTTATTCAGCCTGATTTTATTGCGCAAACTGTTGCCGCATTTGCCGCACTTAAACCGTTTAATGATTTTTTAAACAAGGCAGTCAGTTGA
- a CDS encoding peptidoglycan DD-metalloendopeptidase family protein → MFAALLLTAKPIKAFRFINAENRATINFNNCDINDTIEISVPSPLPFYILPSDTQTYKPRPSTLIDLGLKPQKQNSARATSFIDADKPLSLEIDLTANNLNLLPDTLLADQLAAQNSNGKQNNPFSVVDGALVLNGMPITDRETAVFFVGESLANEFFGLSKQATPSTNPESHEQGTTPDLSTNSLYQNNPYRLGSTVFNQAEKLNTPHQQPIGNNTIPVNIEEVNIANSDFTDIIAEEKPIKGKKQKKSTRRSKTNLAYAKPALSSAPVSLDVSPITPPKSYANSTEKILLTDIYEETIPCFSHYNYSWDTNNPYCYGYAVKDMPFAVEFLLTHGVGEDFRMPVNGALTSGFGQRWGRAHNGMDLDLNTGDPVRAAFKGMVRIAKYSSGYGNLVVVRHWNGLETFYGHLSKILVAPNQVVQPGDIIGLGGSTGRSTGSHLHFEIRYLGQPFDPTDFINVRDQKLHSHTITLFRSSLKSTNPFELPEDDDHYNDHATKSNGKRLNAKTKNQLDVDEHQTASSSASLNTTPSNNLNSPAIGVTDVLQAPVKLDPTYEGQITIGGSDNTDFENEETGNLKDEFETETANESSNYPDVAKSTKLKATKPKSHITKRGESLYTISQKYGISLNDLYKINKMSAKTRLDVGQKIKLSK, encoded by the coding sequence TTGTTCGCCGCACTTTTATTAACTGCAAAGCCCATCAAGGCATTTCGGTTTATAAATGCAGAAAACCGTGCCACTATTAATTTTAATAATTGCGACATTAATGACACAATAGAAATAAGTGTTCCGTCCCCTTTGCCCTTTTATATTTTACCCAGCGACACGCAAACCTATAAGCCACGTCCGAGTACTTTAATTGATTTGGGACTTAAACCTCAAAAGCAAAACTCGGCAAGGGCTACTTCGTTTATTGATGCCGACAAGCCACTTTCTTTAGAAATTGACTTAACAGCCAATAATCTTAACTTATTACCCGATACTTTGTTGGCCGACCAATTAGCTGCCCAAAACAGCAACGGCAAGCAAAACAATCCTTTTTCGGTTGTTGATGGTGCCTTGGTATTAAATGGTATGCCAATTACCGACCGCGAAACGGCTGTGTTTTTTGTAGGTGAATCTTTGGCGAATGAATTTTTTGGCTTATCAAAACAAGCTACACCAAGCACAAATCCGGAAAGCCATGAACAGGGAACCACACCCGATTTAAGCACAAATTCTTTATACCAAAACAATCCATATCGCTTAGGGAGCACTGTTTTCAACCAAGCCGAAAAACTAAATACACCGCACCAACAGCCTATTGGAAACAATACAATACCTGTCAATATTGAAGAAGTAAACATTGCAAATTCCGATTTTACAGATATTATTGCCGAAGAGAAGCCAATAAAAGGAAAAAAGCAGAAAAAATCGACCCGGCGTTCCAAAACAAATTTGGCTTATGCAAAACCTGCACTTTCCAGCGCTCCCGTAAGTTTAGATGTTTCGCCGATAACCCCGCCTAAATCGTATGCAAACTCGACCGAAAAAATTTTATTAACCGATATTTACGAAGAAACCATTCCTTGTTTTAGCCATTACAACTACTCGTGGGATACAAATAACCCGTATTGCTACGGTTATGCAGTTAAAGATATGCCGTTTGCCGTTGAATTTTTGCTCACACACGGCGTTGGTGAAGATTTTAGAATGCCCGTAAATGGTGCTCTAACATCGGGGTTTGGGCAACGTTGGGGGCGTGCGCATAATGGTATGGACCTTGATTTAAATACTGGCGACCCCGTTCGTGCCGCTTTTAAAGGTATGGTGCGTATTGCCAAATATAGCAGTGGTTATGGCAATTTAGTTGTAGTAAGGCATTGGAACGGCTTAGAAACTTTTTATGGCCACTTATCTAAAATTTTAGTTGCGCCCAATCAGGTAGTGCAGCCCGGAGATATTATTGGCTTAGGTGGAAGTACCGGACGCTCGACAGGTAGCCATTTACACTTCGAAATCAGGTATTTAGGTCAACCCTTTGACCCCACCGACTTTATTAATGTGCGAGACCAAAAACTACATAGCCACACCATAACATTATTCCGCAGCTCCTTAAAATCGACCAACCCGTTTGAGTTGCCCGAAGACGATGACCACTACAACGACCACGCAACGAAATCAAATGGAAAACGTTTAAACGCAAAAACAAAAAATCAACTTGATGTTGACGAGCACCAAACCGCATCATCATCGGCATCATTGAATACAACGCCCTCAAATAATTTAAATAGCCCAGCGATTGGGGTTACCGATGTACTTCAAGCACCGGTAAAACTTGACCCTACATACGAAGGACAAATTACCATAGGCGGCAGTGATAATACTGATTTTGAAAACGAAGAAACCGGCAACCTAAAAGATGAATTTGAAACTGAAACGGCCAACGAATCTTCAAATTATCCGGATGTTGCCAAGTCAACTAAACTCAAAGCCACAAAACCAAAATCACATATTACAAAACGTGGCGAAAGTTTATACACCATCTCGCAAAAATATGGTATTTCGTTAAACGACTTGTACAAAATCAACAAAATGTCGGCCAAAACCCGCCTTGATGTTGGACAGAAAATTAAATTAAGCAAGTAA
- a CDS encoding M1 family metallopeptidase: MLRGFCLFAIFCFCIFNHKILLATNSADKYWQQQVNYQIAVSLNDQTHELTSEIKIDYTNNSPDTLTFIWFHLWPNAYKNQNTALAKQFLEKRKTDFYFSTAEQRGYIDGLAFTINGKQTNYTYHPEYIDVARIDLPAPLYPGATCQIATPFKVKLPETFSRLGHIGQSYQITQWYPKPAVYDAKGWHPMPYLNQGEFYSEFGSFDVQISLPKNYVVGATGYLQNPEEKAWLNKRSAETEARTVFDKNDLDFPESDPEIKTLHYKANNIHDFAWFADKRFHVLQSSVVLPQTGRSVATWVMFTNLEGHLWKKNGILSVNKALLHYSSLVGDYPYDQCTAVESSLSAGAGMEYPMITVIGKSGATKSLENVIVHEVGHNWFYGILAPNERDHPWIDEGINSYYEERYMAEHYPEEDLVDGLPKALDYFMPPPGERDETYILYQVQQRQNLDQAITLHSNDYTNTNYGVIVYAKTAKAFNYLEKWLGTPNFDAIMQKFYQKYAFKHVYPEDLRRHFEAESGKWQEWFWDELLPTTKPIDYKITKVKLNTEKIGNTNYHKLTVTNKMGNTRGPYPIAAYKNDEIVHSVWYDGFGGEMEVLFPAGDYDYFRIDPARVVPEIDRTNNNYRLNGGNFLNKHMRPLKIKPLLSIETERYKPLYLTPIFAFNTVDKAMFGLALYNNFLPARKFTFNLLPMYALGHEREGGLKRDDKWVGTGNIDLNLTPKQGIFSRIQIGLSGKTFSHGYWKGKFDTIPNTFTYSEGFRFTKLAMAVNLRFRPKTLRSSIKTELTARFVAIDKAATPNFQIDQPDTTFYFTSPSAMVRDDYNVAILRFSVNNSRVINPVSLALQVEQGTRANQGSLFGKAFVEANYTLSTRRKNKGLHLRLYGGLMYNANLSLYDRSFRLNAFATDGPNDYLFDQAFIGRMENDNFWAAQIYNKSGGGLLLRNDAMAFSLGNTEKWMASLNTSYDLPIKLPLALYANAAYYPAPGYVGASSNLLFESGIAFKLIPGMAEVYFPVLLTGDLKTGVKTMNNPEKSKLNNYFRRVTFMINFNRLDLFKTLRDLNLNTMIG; this comes from the coding sequence ATGCTTCGAGGTTTTTGTTTATTTGCCATTTTTTGTTTTTGTATTTTTAACCACAAAATTTTACTCGCTACTAATAGCGCCGATAAGTATTGGCAACAACAGGTTAATTACCAAATTGCGGTGAGTTTGAACGACCAAACCCACGAACTTACCAGCGAAATCAAAATAGATTATACCAACAACTCGCCCGATACGCTTACCTTTATATGGTTTCATTTATGGCCTAACGCCTACAAAAATCAAAACACAGCCTTAGCCAAACAATTTCTTGAAAAACGCAAAACCGATTTTTATTTCTCAACTGCCGAGCAACGAGGTTATATTGATGGTCTGGCCTTTACCATAAACGGAAAACAAACAAATTACACCTATCATCCGGAGTATATTGACGTTGCCCGTATAGATTTACCTGCACCATTATATCCGGGTGCCACCTGCCAAATTGCCACTCCGTTTAAAGTAAAACTCCCCGAAACTTTTTCGCGGCTGGGGCATATAGGTCAGTCCTATCAAATTACGCAATGGTATCCAAAGCCCGCAGTTTACGATGCCAAAGGCTGGCATCCGATGCCGTATTTAAACCAAGGCGAGTTTTACAGCGAGTTTGGCAGTTTTGATGTGCAAATAAGTTTACCTAAAAATTATGTGGTAGGTGCTACCGGCTATTTACAAAATCCGGAAGAAAAAGCCTGGCTAAACAAACGAAGTGCCGAAACCGAAGCACGTACCGTTTTTGATAAAAATGATTTAGATTTTCCGGAATCAGACCCTGAAATTAAAACTTTACATTACAAAGCCAACAATATCCACGATTTTGCTTGGTTTGCCGATAAACGCTTCCATGTACTACAAAGTTCGGTAGTACTGCCTCAGACCGGGCGCAGTGTAGCTACTTGGGTTATGTTTACCAACCTCGAAGGGCATTTATGGAAAAAAAATGGCATTCTATCGGTAAACAAAGCCCTACTGCATTACTCGAGTTTAGTGGGCGATTACCCCTACGACCAATGCACCGCCGTTGAAAGCAGCCTAAGCGCGGGCGCTGGAATGGAATACCCCATGATAACCGTAATTGGCAAAAGTGGCGCTACAAAATCGCTCGAAAATGTAATTGTTCACGAGGTTGGGCATAATTGGTTTTATGGAATTTTAGCCCCAAACGAACGCGACCACCCTTGGATTGACGAAGGTATTAACTCGTATTACGAAGAACGCTATATGGCCGAGCATTATCCGGAAGAGGACTTGGTAGATGGGCTTCCTAAAGCACTTGACTATTTTATGCCGCCCCCCGGAGAACGAGACGAAACTTATATTTTATACCAAGTTCAACAACGACAAAATTTAGATCAGGCTATAACATTACATTCAAATGATTATACGAACACAAATTACGGCGTAATTGTATATGCTAAAACGGCAAAGGCTTTTAATTACCTCGAGAAATGGTTGGGTACACCAAATTTTGATGCCATTATGCAAAAGTTTTATCAAAAATACGCCTTTAAGCACGTATATCCGGAGGATTTAAGACGACATTTTGAGGCCGAGTCGGGAAAATGGCAAGAGTGGTTTTGGGACGAACTGCTGCCTACCACCAAACCAATTGATTATAAAATTACAAAAGTAAAACTTAACACCGAAAAAATTGGCAATACTAATTATCATAAGCTTACCGTAACAAACAAAATGGGTAATACCCGCGGCCCCTACCCTATTGCGGCCTATAAAAATGACGAAATAGTGCACAGTGTTTGGTACGATGGTTTTGGAGGCGAGATGGAGGTATTATTCCCAGCGGGCGATTACGATTATTTCCGGATTGACCCCGCACGTGTCGTTCCTGAAATTGACCGTACAAACAACAACTATCGCTTAAACGGAGGTAATTTTTTAAATAAACACATGCGACCTCTAAAAATAAAACCCTTACTCAGCATAGAAACCGAGCGATATAAACCTTTATACCTTACCCCCATTTTTGCTTTCAACACAGTTGACAAAGCCATGTTTGGCCTTGCCCTATACAACAATTTTTTGCCGGCACGCAAATTTACTTTTAATTTGTTGCCCATGTATGCCTTGGGGCACGAGCGCGAGGGAGGGCTAAAGCGGGATGACAAATGGGTTGGCACAGGTAATATTGACTTAAATTTAACACCAAAACAAGGAATTTTCAGCCGGATACAAATAGGATTATCCGGAAAAACTTTTTCGCATGGCTATTGGAAAGGGAAATTTGATACCATTCCTAACACCTTTACTTACAGCGAAGGATTTCGTTTCACAAAATTGGCAATGGCAGTTAATTTGCGTTTTAGACCTAAAACTTTGCGCAGCAGCATAAAAACTGAGCTTACTGCCCGTTTTGTTGCCATTGACAAAGCCGCGACTCCCAATTTTCAAATAGACCAACCCGACACAACTTTTTATTTTACCTCGCCCTCGGCAATGGTGCGCGACGACTATAATGTGGCCATACTAAGGTTTAGCGTTAATAACTCGCGTGTAATAAATCCGGTATCTTTGGCGCTGCAAGTTGAGCAAGGCACAAGGGCAAACCAAGGCAGTTTGTTTGGCAAAGCTTTTGTTGAGGCAAATTATACCCTTAGTACTCGCCGAAAAAACAAAGGGCTACACTTGCGCCTTTATGGTGGGTTAATGTATAATGCAAACCTTAGCCTTTACGACCGCAGTTTTAGGCTAAATGCTTTTGCCACCGATGGGCCAAACGACTATTTATTTGACCAGGCATTTATTGGACGCATGGAAAACGATAATTTTTGGGCGGCACAAATCTATAATAAATCAGGGGGCGGCTTATTATTGCGAAACGATGCCATGGCTTTTTCGTTGGGCAATACCGAAAAATGGATGGCCTCGTTAAACACCTCGTACGATTTACCTATAAAATTGCCGCTTGCCCTATACGCAAACGCCGCTTATTACCCAGCCCCTGGTTATGTAGGCGCCAGCTCCAATTTGTTGTTTGAAAGCGGCATAGCGTTTAAATTAATACCCGGCATGGCCGAAGTTTATTTTCCGGTTTTGTTGACCGGAGATTTAAAAACTGGCGTTAAAACAATGAATAATCCCGAAAAAAGTAAACTTAACAATTACTTTAGGCGAGTTACTTTTATGATAAACTTTAACCGTTTAGATTTATTTAAAACCCTTCGCGACCTTAACTTAAACACCATGATAGGATAA
- a CDS encoding HD domain-containing protein — protein MNKHKIINDPVYGFITLNYEILYDLIEHPYFQRLRHIQQLGLSCYVYPGALHTRFHHALGATHLMHQAIDVLRSKGIAISPNEAEAVTIAILLHDIGHGPFSHALEHSLAPQVSHEALSLLFMKKLNQQFSGRLDLAIRIFKGEYHKSFLHQLVSSQLDIDRMDYLNRDSFFTGVQEGVIGSERLIKMLTIHNNNIVVEEKGILSVENFLVSRRIMYWQVYLHKTVLSAETMLVKVLKRAKQLTKQGENLFATPNFKLFLENNFTITDFEENDDLLTHFSALDDTDVWASLKVWQQHPDIVLSTLATGIVQRKLLQIEIAYTPFSEKKIAALETACLKKYPNLTPQNLPYFIYTDTTSNSAYSYKASRIQILRKDGNVSDITQASDYQHLAQLATPVVKYFICYPKNLQL, from the coding sequence ATGAATAAACACAAAATTATTAATGACCCTGTTTATGGTTTTATTACCCTTAATTACGAGATTTTATACGATTTAATTGAGCATCCGTATTTTCAGCGGTTGCGCCATATTCAGCAGTTGGGTTTGTCGTGTTATGTTTATCCGGGCGCTTTGCATACGCGGTTTCATCATGCTTTGGGGGCTACCCATTTAATGCATCAGGCCATTGATGTTTTGCGCAGCAAGGGTATTGCTATTAGTCCAAACGAAGCCGAGGCGGTAACTATTGCCATTTTGCTGCACGATATTGGACATGGCCCTTTTTCGCACGCCTTAGAGCATAGCCTTGCCCCCCAGGTATCGCACGAGGCTTTGTCGTTGCTGTTTATGAAAAAACTAAACCAGCAATTTTCGGGGCGATTAGATTTGGCTATTCGTATTTTTAAAGGCGAATATCACAAATCTTTTTTGCATCAATTAGTATCGAGCCAATTAGATATTGACCGGATGGACTATTTAAACCGCGATAGCTTTTTTACCGGCGTGCAAGAGGGGGTAATTGGCTCGGAGCGGTTAATAAAAATGCTTACCATACACAATAACAATATAGTTGTGGAAGAAAAAGGCATTTTGTCGGTCGAAAATTTTTTGGTCTCGCGCCGCATTATGTATTGGCAGGTTTACTTACACAAAACAGTTTTAAGCGCCGAAACCATGTTAGTAAAGGTTTTAAAGCGGGCTAAACAATTAACTAAGCAAGGCGAAAACTTGTTTGCCACGCCAAATTTTAAGCTGTTTTTAGAAAATAATTTTACCATAACCGATTTTGAGGAGAACGATGATTTATTAACCCATTTTTCGGCTTTGGATGACACCGATGTATGGGCTTCGTTAAAAGTATGGCAACAGCATCCGGATATAGTTTTGTCAACTTTGGCAACGGGAATTGTTCAGCGCAAATTATTGCAAATAGAAATAGCCTATACTCCTTTTTCCGAAAAAAAAATTGCTGCCCTTGAAACAGCTTGTTTAAAAAAATACCCAAATTTAACACCTCAAAATTTGCCCTATTTTATTTATACCGACACTACAAGTAATAGTGCCTATAGTTACAAAGCTTCGCGCATCCAAATATTGCGCAAAGATGGCAATGTAAGCGATATAACGCAAGCATCAGATTATCAGCATTTGGCACAGTTGGCAACTCCGGTAGTGAAATATTTTATATGTTATCCTAAAAACCTACAATTGTAA